In Salvelinus alpinus chromosome 22, SLU_Salpinus.1, whole genome shotgun sequence, one genomic interval encodes:
- the LOC139549700 gene encoding tyrosine-protein kinase BAZ1B-like — translation MAPLLGRKPYPLVKPLAEPPGPEEEVYIIEHTKEAFRNKDEYEARLQRYAERIWTCKSTGSNQLTHKEAWEEEQEVTELLQEEYPLWFEKPVLEMVHHNTVSLDKLVDQAWVEILTKYAVDEECDFLVGKEKSLRVKVVKIHPLEGNAEGETSEKKLEGACDSPSSDKENASQENQKKEQQLPREEESPRETRESRRESLSDRARRSPRKTPTAMKEEKKRWVMPKFLPHKYDVKLISEDKVISDVPVDSLFRTERPPTKEIMRYFIRHYALRLGMGETAPWVVEDELVKKFNLPSKFSDFLLDPHKFFTENPVSAKRKSLSSTEGKPSKKLKTSNTPGGGNSGNEKKNDSLGMPLSPTIWGHMQMKMNGSPLKVKNSGTPKKREGGASVLSSPKSSKKPGDKKSATGKKTPGKSGQKASFKKDEKGGGAKKPKMKQMTLLDLAKSPHSAGSPKKRARSTGPGTPKLGKPLHPMALHLLRYYKEHKGKEDKRNAMSCLISKAAKALSSEDRGRLPEELCDLVLKRWELLEHKKKWAAMSEEEKRDVMRKKREEIKEKLREKTKERREKELQVRREQQRRYEDLEIEGGKALPVFKLVDMPEGLPNSLFGDVAMVADFLNCYAGLLMPDDQYPVTAVALMEALAGEKAGFLYLNRVLVVLLQTLLQDELAEGYSELDMPLSEIPLTLHSVSELVRLCLRPCDAHGDDSGQGSGGDDWGTLGGFDQVVSSEFLERLELVEVFELTSTEKASLLVALSHRILMTYSVEDHVDSMQQRSAELWKERLASLKEVNDRKRAEKQRRKEQADVKVEEAASGDSPSAATKVEKKKEGSTKKEVKVKAESVAAEPEDMISTVKSRRLMSIQAKKEKEEHDRQNKERMEKEAEEERVRKQKAAAERAFQDGITKAKLVLRRIPLGTDRNHNRYWLFSDVVPGLYIEKGWVHDSIDYSYTLPLEEATVEPEDEEATKEETDDVEEDGGSLDGALSEGAHQGALAAVCIETTTPNQGQNLWFVCDAPRELDDLVESLHAQGVRESELKTKLQVRYQDILHSINLTRKGNPGLRSCDGHQELLKYLRSDVIEVASRLQKGGLGYMDDSMDEFERKVRDLENLKDFGECVITLQACVIKKFLQGFMAPKQKKKKKQEGEESRKTEEVDEEKKLAEEARVATAVEKWKTAIREAQTFSRMHVLLGMLDACIKWDMSAENARCKVCRRKGEDDKLILCDDCNKAFHLFCLRPALYRIPQGEWLCPACQPAVQRRCSRGRNYNEDTEEEEDSEDEEESESEDSDEEDKEDNDYKAVGHSLRSRKKTKNSKALKASSKASKKHSPPSKPSKQRAAPSSPADIDELVRQSSKAGVRRQALELERSEEILQKLVKFRYSWPFREPVSVEEAEDYFDIISSPMDFQTMQAKFSEGQYRHAQDFLEDVKLVFSNAEEYNQSGCSVLSCMAKTEQSFTQLLHKLLPGLGYLRRHQRKRVSRTAQDEEEEETPKIRKMQNGKGKVGRPRKAVVEQRRKEAEASEEEGSVKRKSKRAATTSSRRDYREQESDGEEGDNRRTRQRGGHGGDSDEENGASHRHSKRQKRS, via the exons ATGGCACCACTGCTGGGCCGGAAACCCTACCCGCTGGTTAAGCCGCTAGCCGAGCCGCCAGGCCCAGAGGAGGAGGTCTACATCATCGAACACACCAAGGAGGCCTTCAGGAACAAAGA CGAGTATGAGGCGCGCCTGCAGAGATACGCCGAACGCATCTGGACATGCAAGAGCACCGGCAGCAACCAGCTCACACACAAGGAGGCCTGGGAGGAGGAGCAAGAAGTCACTGAACT GCTTCAAGAAGAGTACCCGCTATGGTTCGAGAAGCCAGTCCTGGAGATGGTTCACCACAACACGGTCTCCCTGGACAAGCTGGTGGACCAGGCCTGGGTGGAGATCCTCACCAAGTACGCCGTAGACGAGGAGTGTGACTTTCTG gTGGGGAAGGAAAAGAGTTTGCGGGTTAAGGTCGTGAAGATACACCCGCTTGAGGGGAACGCTGAGGGGGAGACGTCAGAGAAGAAGCTAGAGGGAGCCTGCGACTCTCCTTCCAGCGACAAGGAGAATGCCAGCCAGGAGAACCAGAAGAAGGAACAACAGCTgcccagagaggaggagagccccAGGGAGACTAGGGAAAGCAGGCGAGAGAGCCTCA GTGACCGAGCACGGCGCTCGCCCAGGAAAACTCCCACCGCtatgaaggaggagaagaagagatgggTGATGCCAAAGTTCCTGCCACACAAGTATGACGTGAAGCTGATCAGCGAGGATAAG GTCATCAGTGATGTCCCAGTGGACAGCCTCTTCCGGACTGAGCGCCCTCCAACCAAGGAGATCATGCGCTACTTCATCCGCCACTATGCACTCCGGCTTGGGATGGGAGAGACGGCCCCCTGGGTGGTGGAGGATGAACTGGTGAAGAAGTTCAACTTGCCCAGCAAATTCAGCGACTTCCTCCTGGATCCACACAAG TTTTTCACAGAGAATCCAGTCTCAGCCAAGCGCAAGAGCCTGAGCTCAACAGAGGGCAAACCCAGTAAGAAGCTGAAGACCTCGAACACCCCGGGAGGAGGGAATTCGGGGAACGAGAAGAAAAATGATTCTCTCGGCATGCCTCTGAGCCCTACAATCTGGGGCCACATGCAG ATGAAAATGAATGGCTCGCCTCTGAAGGTAAAGAACTCCGGTACCCCCAAGAAAAGAGAGGGTGGGGCTTCTGTACTCTCCTCCCCCAAATCCAGCAAAAAACCTGGAGACAAGAAATCTGCTACTGGCAAAAAGACCCCCGGCAAGAGCGGCCAGAAGGCATCATTCAAAAAGGATGAAAAGGGTGGAGGCGCCAAGAAGCCCAAGATGAAGCAAATGACTCTGTTGGACTTGGCCAAGAGCCCTCATTCCGCTGGAAGCCCCAAGAAGAGAGCCCGGAGCACCGGCCCAGGCACCCCCAAGCTTGGCAAGCCCCTGCACCCCATGGCCCTGCACCTGCTGCGCTACTACAAGGAGCACAAGGGCAAGGAGGACAAGAGGAACGCCATGTCCTGTCTTATATCCAAGGCGGCCAAGGCCCTCTCGTCTGAGGACCGGGGCCGGCTTCCTGAGGAGCTCTGCGATCTTGTCCTGAAGCGCTGGGAGCTGCTGGAGCACAAGAAGAAATGGGCGGCCATGAGCGAGGAGGAGAAGCGGGACGTGATGAGGAAGAAGCGTGAGGAGATCAAGGAGAAGCTCCGGGAGAAGACTAAGGAGCGTCGGGAGAAGGAGCTGCAGGTGCGCCGTGAGCAGCAGCGCCGCTATGAGGACCTGGAAATCGAGGGCGGCAAGGCACTGCCTGTCTTCAAGCTGGTCGACATGCCAGAGGGCCTGCCCAACTCCCTGTTCGGAGACGTGGCCATGGTGGCGGACTTCCTCAACTGCTACGCGGGCCTGCTAATGCCCGATGACCAGTACCCGGTGACGGCAGTGGCCTTGATGGAGGCTCTGGCCGGGGAGAAGGCAGGTTTCCTCTACCTGAACCGTGTGCTGGTGGTGCTGCTGCAGACCCTGCTGCAGGACGAGCTGGCCGAGGGCTACAGCGAGCTGGACATGCCCCTGTCGGAGATCCCCCTCACCCTCCACTCTGTCTCTGAGCTGGTGCGCCTGTGCCTGCGGCCGTGCGACGCCCACGGCGATGACTCGGGCCAGGGCTCCGGGGGGGATGATTGGGGCACCCTAGGGGGCTTCGACCAGGTGGTAAGTAGCGAGTTCCTTGAGCGGCTGGAGTTGGTGGAGGTGTTTGAGTTGACGTCGACGGAGAAGGCCAGCCTGCTGGTGGCACTGTCTCACCGCATCCTCATGACCTACTCGGTGGAGGACCACGTGGACTCCATGCAGCAGCGCTCGGCCGAGCTGTGGAAGGAGAGGCTGGCCTCGCTCAAGGAGGTCAACGACCGCAAGCGGGCTGAGAAGCAACGGCGCAAGGAACAAGCTGATGTCAAAGTCGAGGAGGCTGCCAGTGGTGACTCGCCGTCAGCCGCCACCAAGGTGGAGAAGAAGAAAGAGGGTAGCACCAAGAAAGAGGTGAAGGTGAAAGCAGAGTCGGTGGCCGCGGAGCCGGAAGACATGATCAGTACGGTTAAGAGTAGGAGGCTGATGTCCATCCAGGCCAAGAAGGAAAAGGAGGAGCATGACAGACAGAACAAAG AGCGCATGGAGAAAGAGGCAGAGGAGGAGCGTGTCCGCAAGCAGAAGGCTGCAGCGGAGAGGGCCTTCCAGGACGGCATCACCAAAGCCAAACTGGTGCTGAGGAGAATCCCACTGGGAACTGATCGAAACCATAACAG gtACTGGCTGTTTTCTGATGTTGTGCCTGGCCTGTACATAGAGAAGGGCTGGGTGCACGACAGCATTGACTACAGTTACACCCTCCCCCTGGAAGAGGCTACAGTCGAGCCTGAGGACGAGGAGGCTACCAAAGAGGAGACTGATG ATGTCGAGGAGGACGGTGGCAGTCTAGATGGTGCTCTAAGCGAGGGAGCCCATCAGGGGGCGCTAGCCGCCGTCTGCATCGAGACCACCACTCCCAACCAGGGACAGAACCTCTG GTTTGTGTGTGATGCTCCACGGGAACTCGATGACCTGGTGGAGAGCCTCCACGCgcagggtgtgagagagagtgagctgAAGACCAAGCTGCAAGTCAG GTACCAGGACATCCTCCACTCTATCAACCTGACCCGCAAGGGGAACCCGGGGCTGAGGAGCTGTGACGGCCACCAGGAGCTGCTTAAGTACCTGCGCAGCGACGTCATCGAGGTGGCCTCGCGCCTCCAGAAGGGAGGCCTGGGCTACATGGACGACAGCATGGATGAGTTTGAGAGAAAG gtGCGTGACCTGGAGAACCTAAAGGACTTTGGGGAGTGCGTCATCACCCTCCAGGCCTGTGTCATCAAGAAATTCCTGCAGGGCTTCATGGCTCccaagcagaagaagaagaagaagcaggaagGTGAGGAGAGCAGGAAAACTGAGGAGGTGGATGAGGAGAAGAAGCTGGCGGAGGAGGCACGG GTGGCGACGGCAGTAGAGAAATGGAAGACGGCGATCCGCGAGGCCCAGACCTTTTCCCGGATGCACGTGCTGCTGGGCATGCTGGACGCCTGCATCAAGTGGGACATGTCGGCAGAGAACGCACGCTGCAAGGTGTGCCGCAGGAAAG GTGAGGATGACAAGCTCATCCTGTGTGACGACTGCAACAAGGCCTTCCACCTGTTCTGTCTGCGCCCCGCCCTCTACCGCATCCCCCAGGGGGAGTGGCTGTGCCCCGCCTGCCAGCCCGCCGTGCAAAGACGCTGCTCCCGCGGAAG AAACTACAATGAGGacactgaggaagaggaggattcTGAGGACGAAGAGGAGTCTGAATCCGAGGACTCTGATGAAGAGGACAAGGAGGATAATGATTACAAGGCCGTGGGCCACAGCT TGAGATCAAGGaagaagacaaagaactctaaaGCATTGAAGGCGTCCAGTAAGGCGTCTAAGAAGCACTCTCCCCCCAGTAAACCCAGCAAACAGAGGGCCGCCCCTAGCAGTCCTGCAGACATCGACGAgctg GTGCGTCAGAGCTCAAAGGCAGGGGTGCGTCGGCAGGCCCTGGAGCTGGAGAGGAGCGAGGAGATCCTGCAAAAACTGGTCAAATTCCGCTACAGCTGGCCGTTCAG AGAGCCGGTGTCAGTAGAGGAGGCGGAGGACTACTTTGACATCATCTCCAGCCCCATGGACTTCCAGACCATGCAGGCCAAGTTCAGCGAGGGCCAGTACCGCCACGCccaggacttcctggaggacGTCAAGCTGGTGTTCTCCAACGCCGAGGAGTACAACCAGAGTGGCTGCTCGGTGCTCTCCTGCATGGCCAAGACGGAGCAGAGCTTCACCCAGCTGCTCCACAAGCTGCTACCCGGCCTTGGCTACCTGCGCCGGCACCAGCGGAAGAGAGTCAGTCGGACCGCTCaggacgaggaggaagaggagacgcCCAAGATTCGGAAGATGCAGAATGGGAAAGGCAAGGTGGGTCGGCCCAGGAAAGCAGTGGTGGAGCAGAGGAGAAAGGAAGCGGAGGCGAGCGAGGAAGAGGGCAGCGTGAAGAGGAAGAGCAAGCGGGCGGCGACCACGTCCAGCCGGCGAGACTACCGAGAGCAAGAGAGTGATGGCGAGGAGGGCGACAACCGGAGAACTCGGCAGCGGGGGGGCCATGGTGGGGATAGTGACGAGGAGAACGGGGCCAGCCACCGACATTCCAAGCGGCAAAAACGTTCATAA